In Methylotenera sp. L2L1, the following proteins share a genomic window:
- a CDS encoding electron transfer flavoprotein subunit alpha/FixB family protein yields the protein MKTLILAEHNGEALNASVYQSVTAAQFWNAPVEILVTGNDAANIAQQAALIAGVARVIHVKADHLAHPLAEDIAHIIANIANEYTVILAAHSSFSRNILPRAAALLDVAMISDVLEIQANNTYVRAIYAGNIHTTIQSTDRIQLITVHSSNYSAADVITNTAEVAVVPAPAPQQKTRWISETRTLSDRPALSTAKVVISGGRSLGSAETFEQVLAPLAASLGAALGATRAAVDAGYAPNDIQVGQTGVTVAPDLYIAVGVSGAAQHTYGMKDSKIVVAINQDPDAPIFQVADYGLVADLFEVIPELTAAIQKN from the coding sequence ATGAAAACCCTAATTTTAGCCGAACATAACGGTGAGGCATTAAATGCTTCAGTTTACCAATCAGTCACAGCAGCCCAATTTTGGAACGCTCCTGTTGAAATATTAGTGACGGGCAACGATGCCGCAAACATTGCACAACAAGCTGCGTTGATTGCTGGCGTAGCTCGCGTTATCCATGTAAAAGCTGACCACTTAGCACACCCATTGGCTGAAGATATTGCACACATTATTGCCAATATCGCCAATGAATATACAGTCATCTTAGCGGCGCACTCATCGTTTAGTCGCAACATTTTACCGCGCGCTGCTGCATTGCTGGATGTCGCAATGATTTCTGATGTACTAGAAATTCAAGCGAACAATACCTATGTACGCGCCATCTACGCTGGCAATATCCATACGACGATACAAAGCACTGACCGCATACAGCTGATTACCGTACACAGCAGCAACTATAGTGCGGCAGATGTAATCACCAACACTGCAGAGGTAGCCGTAGTTCCGGCGCCTGCACCACAGCAAAAAACACGTTGGATCTCTGAAACACGCACACTGTCAGACCGACCTGCCTTAAGTACCGCAAAAGTGGTCATCTCCGGCGGCAGATCATTGGGTAGCGCGGAAACATTTGAACAAGTACTCGCCCCATTGGCAGCCAGCCTTGGCGCAGCGCTTGGCGCAACTCGTGCAGCAGTCGATGCAGGCTATGCACCAAATGACATCCAAGTGGGTCAAACCGGCGTAACGGTCGCACCTGACTTATATATCGCAGTTGGCGTATCAGGCGCAGCACAACATACTTACGGCATGAAAGATAGTAAAATAGTCGTTGCCATCAACCAAGACCCAGACGCACCTATATTCCAGGTGGCAGACTATGGGCTTGTTGCTGACTTATTTGAAGTTATTCCTGAGCTAACTGCCGCTATTCAAAAAAATTAA
- a CDS encoding electron transfer flavoprotein subunit beta/FixA family protein, translating into MKILVAIKRVVDYNIKVRIKPDGSNVDIDGVKMSLNPFDENAIEEAVRLKEKGIASEVVIVSLGSAANQDVLRHGLAMGADRAILVETEQDMQPLAVAKLLKSLVDREQPALTILGKQAIDDDAGQTGQMLAALLDYPQATFTSAITVNGNEVVATREVDGGTETIGFNLPAVITADLRLNDPRFVKLPNLMMARKKSIETISATDLGVDTQPRLQLLKVSEPPARKSGIKVSSVQELLEKLRAHEGIQL; encoded by the coding sequence ATGAAAATATTGGTCGCAATAAAGCGTGTAGTAGATTACAACATTAAAGTACGCATTAAGCCAGATGGCTCAAATGTAGATATTGATGGCGTCAAGATGAGCCTCAACCCATTTGATGAAAACGCCATTGAAGAAGCGGTACGCCTAAAAGAAAAAGGCATCGCTTCAGAAGTCGTGATCGTTTCATTAGGTAGTGCAGCTAATCAGGATGTATTAAGACATGGCTTAGCAATGGGAGCCGACCGCGCTATATTAGTTGAAACTGAACAAGATATGCAGCCATTGGCTGTTGCCAAGCTGCTTAAATCTTTAGTCGATCGCGAACAACCAGCGCTGACAATACTTGGCAAGCAAGCTATTGATGATGACGCAGGTCAAACCGGGCAAATGCTAGCCGCATTGCTTGACTACCCACAAGCGACTTTTACCTCAGCCATCACCGTTAACGGCAACGAAGTAGTCGCCACACGTGAAGTAGACGGCGGCACAGAAACCATCGGGTTTAACCTGCCTGCAGTGATTACTGCAGACTTGCGCTTAAATGACCCTCGTTTTGTAAAACTGCCAAACTTAATGATGGCGAGAAAGAAATCGATTGAAACCATCAGCGCCACTGATCTTGGCGTAGACACTCAGCCACGTCTGCAGTTATTAAAAGTATCAGAACCGCCTGCGAGAAAATCAGGCATCAAGGTGAGCAGCGTACAAGAGTTACTTGAAAAGCTGCGTGCTCATGAAGGAATACAACTATGA